From a region of the Neisseria subflava genome:
- a CDS encoding AMP-binding protein has product MEKLWLKSYEQGVNPEIDISQYSSISDVFRQSVEKFSDKPAFQNMGKTLTYAEVGKLATDFASYLQNVLKLPRGERVAIMMPNVLQYPIALFGILQAGLVAVNTNPLYTPRELEHQLKDSGATTIVVLENFANTLELVLPRTQIKHVIVASVGEMFGMIKGALMNFVIRKVKKMVPEYRIPNTVTFQTALKQGAANTFKPVELTRDDTALLQYTGGTTGLAKGAVLSHGNICANMLQAKEWIKNSLHEGKETVIAALPLYHIFALTVNLMIFANTGSKIILITNPRDMKGFIGELKKEPISVFIGVNTLFNAMVNRPDFAEVDFSRLKLTLGGGMATQKAVAEKWKKITGTPIVEAYGLTEASPGVCCNPLNIEAYSGGIGLPVPSTEVELRDADGKEVPIGQPGELWVRGPQVMKGYWNRPEETAKAIDARGFLETGDIAVMDEKGWLKLVDRKKDLIVVSGFNVYPNEIEEVVASNDKVLEVACIGVKSEKTGEAIKVFVVRKDPSLTKEELIDFCRKELTAYKVPKDIEFRDELPKSNVGKILRRELR; this is encoded by the coding sequence ATGGAAAAACTCTGGCTCAAAAGCTACGAACAAGGTGTCAACCCCGAAATCGATATCTCTCAGTACAGCTCCATCAGCGACGTATTCCGTCAAAGTGTTGAGAAATTTTCGGATAAACCTGCTTTTCAAAACATGGGTAAAACGCTGACTTATGCCGAAGTGGGCAAGTTGGCGACCGATTTTGCGTCTTATCTGCAAAACGTATTGAAACTGCCGCGCGGTGAGCGTGTGGCGATTATGATGCCGAACGTTTTGCAATATCCGATTGCGCTTTTCGGTATTTTGCAGGCAGGTTTGGTGGCAGTAAATACCAATCCGCTTTATACGCCGCGCGAGTTGGAGCATCAGTTGAAAGACAGCGGTGCGACAACGATTGTCGTGTTGGAGAATTTTGCCAATACGCTAGAATTGGTGTTGCCGCGTACGCAAATCAAACATGTGATTGTGGCATCGGTCGGCGAGATGTTCGGCATGATTAAGGGCGCGTTGATGAACTTCGTCATCCGCAAAGTGAAAAAAATGGTACCGGAATACCGCATTCCCAATACCGTGACTTTTCAGACGGCCTTGAAGCAAGGTGCAGCAAATACGTTCAAACCAGTCGAGTTGACACGCGACGATACTGCCTTGCTGCAATATACAGGCGGCACGACCGGTTTGGCAAAAGGTGCCGTTCTCAGTCACGGCAATATCTGCGCCAATATGTTGCAGGCAAAAGAATGGATTAAAAACAGCCTGCACGAAGGCAAAGAAACGGTTATTGCCGCGTTGCCGCTTTATCATATCTTTGCCTTGACGGTAAACCTGATGATTTTCGCCAATACCGGTTCTAAAATCATCCTGATTACCAACCCTCGCGATATGAAGGGGTTTATCGGCGAATTGAAAAAAGAGCCGATCAGCGTGTTCATCGGTGTGAATACCCTGTTTAATGCAATGGTCAACCGTCCGGATTTTGCCGAAGTCGATTTTTCCCGTTTGAAACTGACTTTGGGCGGCGGTATGGCAACGCAAAAAGCCGTTGCGGAAAAATGGAAAAAAATCACCGGTACGCCGATTGTGGAAGCTTACGGTTTGACCGAAGCCAGCCCGGGCGTATGTTGCAATCCTTTGAATATCGAGGCTTACAGCGGCGGTATCGGTTTGCCGGTTCCTTCGACCGAAGTCGAATTACGCGATGCGGACGGCAAAGAAGTGCCTATCGGACAGCCGGGCGAATTGTGGGTACGCGGCCCGCAAGTGATGAAAGGCTATTGGAACCGTCCGGAAGAAACCGCCAAAGCAATCGATGCACGCGGCTTTTTAGAGACCGGCGACATTGCCGTGATGGATGAAAAAGGCTGGCTGAAGCTGGTGGACCGCAAAAAAGATTTGATTGTGGTATCCGGTTTCAATGTGTATCCGAACGAAATTGAAGAAGTGGTGGCCAGCAACGACAAAGTCTTGGAAGTCGCCTGTATCGGCGTGAAAAGTGAGAAAACCGGCGAAGCGATTAAGGTTTTCGTCGTACGCAAAGATCCGTCTTTGACCAAGGAAGAACTGATCGATTTCTGCCGCAAAGAACTGACGGCGTATAAAGTGCCGAAAGACATCGAATTCCGCGACGAGTTGCCAAAATCCAACGTTGGCAAAATCCTGCGCCGCGAGCTGCGCTGA
- the mnmA gene encoding tRNA 2-thiouridine(34) synthase MnmA, with translation MNTHNTPANIIVGLSGGVDSSVTAALLKQQGHQISGVFMQNWEDDDNDEYCSIKQDSFDAIAVADIIGIDIDIVNFAAQYKDNVFAYFLKEYSAGRTPNPDVLCNAEIKFKCFLDYAIEQGADTIATGHYARKEVRNGVHYLLKGLDQNKDQSYFLYRLKPFQLERAIFPLGELEKPEVRHLAEEFKLPTATKKDSTGICFIGERPFREFLQKYLPTNNGKMVTPEGKVVGEHVGLMFYTLGQRKGLGIGGAGEPWFVAAKDLTKNELIVVQGHDHPLLYTQSLIMNDLSFTLPERPKEGRYTCKTRYRMADAPCTLRYLDDETIELVFDEPQWAVTPGQSAVLYDGDVCLGGGIIMSTDKPVIITA, from the coding sequence ATGAATACTCACAACACACCAGCAAACATCATCGTCGGCCTTTCCGGCGGCGTCGATTCATCCGTTACCGCGGCCCTGCTCAAACAGCAAGGCCATCAAATCAGCGGCGTGTTCATGCAGAACTGGGAGGATGACGACAACGACGAATATTGCAGCATCAAACAAGATTCCTTCGATGCCATTGCCGTTGCCGATATCATCGGCATCGACATCGACATCGTCAATTTCGCCGCACAATACAAAGACAACGTATTTGCCTATTTTCTCAAAGAATACAGCGCAGGCCGCACGCCAAATCCGGATGTCTTGTGCAATGCCGAAATTAAATTCAAATGCTTTTTGGACTATGCCATAGAGCAGGGCGCCGATACCATTGCCACCGGACACTATGCCCGAAAAGAAGTTCGCAACGGCGTGCATTACCTGCTCAAAGGCTTGGATCAAAACAAAGACCAAAGCTATTTCCTGTACCGCCTCAAGCCTTTCCAACTTGAGCGCGCGATTTTCCCATTGGGCGAATTGGAGAAACCTGAAGTCCGCCATCTTGCCGAAGAATTCAAATTACCGACTGCAACCAAAAAAGACAGTACCGGCATCTGCTTTATCGGCGAACGCCCGTTCCGCGAATTTCTGCAAAAATACCTACCGACCAATAATGGCAAAATGGTTACCCCTGAAGGCAAAGTAGTCGGCGAACACGTCGGCTTGATGTTTTACACGTTGGGCCAACGCAAAGGCTTGGGTATCGGCGGCGCAGGAGAACCATGGTTTGTTGCGGCCAAGGATTTGACCAAAAACGAACTGATTGTCGTCCAAGGCCATGACCATCCTTTGCTTTATACGCAAAGCCTGATTATGAACGATTTGAGTTTCACATTGCCCGAACGTCCGAAAGAAGGACGCTATACCTGCAAAACGCGCTACCGTATGGCTGACGCGCCTTGCACGTTACGTTACTTGGATGATGAAACCATTGAGCTTGTCTTTGATGAGCCGCAATGGGCGGTAACCCCCGGACAATCTGCGGTATTGTACGACGGCGATGTGTGCTTGGGCGGCGGTATCATTATGTCCACCGACAAGCCTGTCATCATTACTGCTTAA
- a CDS encoding copper chaperone PCu(A)C, protein MKKLMATLILAGLATSVSAAGIHIEDGWARATVEGMKMGGAFMKIQNDEAKQDFLVGGSSPVAERVEVHTHINDNGVMRMREVKGGVPLAAKGVTELKPGSYHVMFMGLKKQLKEGEKVPVTLKFKNAKPQTVELEVKTAPQSGMDHGHDHGAHGGAHQH, encoded by the coding sequence ATGAAAAAATTAATGGCAACCCTGATTCTGGCAGGCTTGGCAACTTCCGTATCTGCAGCCGGTATCCATATTGAAGACGGTTGGGCACGTGCCACTGTCGAAGGTATGAAAATGGGTGGCGCATTCATGAAAATCCAAAACGATGAAGCCAAACAAGACTTCTTGGTAGGCGGCAGCAGCCCTGTTGCAGAACGCGTTGAAGTACACACCCATATTAACGACAACGGTGTTATGCGTATGCGCGAAGTTAAAGGCGGCGTGCCTTTGGCTGCAAAAGGCGTAACCGAGCTGAAACCAGGCAGCTACCACGTTATGTTCATGGGTTTGAAAAAACAATTGAAAGAAGGCGAAAAAGTGCCTGTAACCCTGAAATTCAAAAACGCGAAACCTCAAACTGTCGAGCTGGAAGTGAAAACTGCACCACAATCCGGTATGGATCACGGTCACGACCACGGTGCTCACGGTGGCGCGCATCAGCACTAA
- a CDS encoding diacylglycerol kinase, which translates to MEPSSYASEKKGKNGIKRIINAFGYSKDGLAAAYRYESAFRQVLWLNLILIVLALFLDFGPATKMVLIVASFISLITELFNTAIEAAVDHTSTEKHELAKRAKDAGSAAQLMALFMLFIVWIIALTA; encoded by the coding sequence ATGGAACCATCCTCCTACGCATCTGAAAAAAAAGGCAAAAACGGCATCAAGCGCATTATCAATGCGTTTGGTTATTCCAAAGACGGACTGGCTGCCGCGTATCGTTATGAAAGCGCATTTCGCCAAGTTCTTTGGCTGAACCTGATTTTAATTGTCTTGGCATTGTTCCTTGATTTCGGCCCGGCCACCAAAATGGTGCTCATTGTTGCATCGTTTATTTCATTGATTACCGAATTGTTTAATACCGCCATCGAGGCAGCCGTTGACCATACCTCTACTGAAAAACACGAGCTGGCCAAGCGTGCCAAAGATGCCGGTTCGGCCGCGCAACTGATGGCTTTGTTCATGTTATTTATTGTTTGGATTATTGCATTAACTGCTTAA
- the gshB gene encoding glutathione synthase — MKVLFIADPMASFKTYKDTTYAMMREMAKRGWQLFHTLSGELSVREGLVVAQAAAFEFVGAKNDDDHEWFKSEAKVQTALKDFDAVIMRTDPPFDMQYLYATQFLTLAEQQGAKVFNSGQAMRDFNEKLAILNFSQFTAPTLVTTRSADVRAFLKEHGDIIIKPLDGMGGMGIFRLIESDPNIGSILETLMQLDSRTIMAQRYIPEIVHGDKRILIIGGEVVPYALARIPQNGETRGNLAAGGRGVAQELSERDREIAETLAPELKRRGILLAGLDVIGNNLTEVNVTSPTGFQEIMKQKDFDVAAMFANAVASWAKQ, encoded by the coding sequence ATGAAAGTCCTGTTTATCGCCGATCCAATGGCAAGTTTTAAAACCTATAAAGACACTACTTACGCCATGATGCGTGAAATGGCAAAGCGCGGTTGGCAGCTTTTTCATACCTTGAGCGGAGAATTGTCCGTCCGTGAAGGTTTGGTAGTGGCTCAGGCAGCAGCATTTGAGTTTGTCGGTGCGAAGAACGATGACGATCACGAATGGTTTAAATCAGAAGCAAAAGTTCAGACGGCCTTAAAAGATTTCGATGCGGTCATTATGCGCACTGATCCGCCGTTTGATATGCAATATCTGTATGCGACCCAGTTTTTAACTTTGGCAGAGCAGCAGGGCGCAAAAGTATTTAACAGCGGACAAGCAATGCGTGATTTCAATGAGAAATTGGCGATTTTGAACTTCAGCCAGTTTACCGCGCCGACTTTGGTTACCACACGTTCCGCCGATGTCCGTGCCTTTTTGAAAGAACACGGCGACATCATCATCAAACCGTTGGACGGCATGGGTGGTATGGGCATTTTCCGTCTGATCGAATCCGACCCCAATATCGGCAGTATCCTTGAAACCCTGATGCAGCTTGATTCACGCACCATCATGGCGCAACGTTATATTCCTGAAATCGTACATGGCGACAAGCGCATTCTGATTATCGGCGGGGAAGTTGTTCCGTATGCTTTGGCGCGTATTCCGCAAAACGGCGAAACGCGCGGCAACTTGGCTGCTGGCGGCCGAGGCGTGGCGCAGGAATTGAGCGAGCGCGACCGTGAAATTGCAGAAACCCTTGCGCCTGAATTGAAGCGTCGCGGTATTTTGCTTGCCGGTTTGGATGTCATCGGCAACAACCTGACCGAAGTCAATGTAACCAGCCCGACCGGCTTCCAAGAAATCATGAAGCAAAAAGATTTCGACGTTGCCGCCATGTTCGCAAATGCCGTAGCATCTTGGGCAAAACAATAA
- the recN gene encoding DNA repair protein RecN has product MLLALSLRDFVIVENLNLDFQNGFTVLTGETGAGKSITLDAIGLLLGDKADYSQVRSGAKEAQLSALFDISGLPELKAQLQEQGLLEEDAEELSIRRIIDAKGKSRSYINNQAATLVQLKAIGEQLIDIHGQNAHHSLNQESAQRELLDAFAGSKEQAETVKQLYQNWVNAKKALQEAQEQAESMAIERERLEWQLNELNQLDLKPNEWETLSQSHDSLAHSAELLQTAEQVGDSIDGDNGIQRRIYQCQKLLGNLQNIEPRFAESLNMLASIEAELGEISANMRDVAGRSDIDPNELAAQESRMGELMSMARKYRIEPEELPQKLAEIDERLQNLHAAADLEALENTVARNLAEYHEAAHILSAMRHQAAGRLGEETTEHMQHLAMKGARFDIVLLPSSPTAHGLEQVQFQVAANKGNPSRPLNKVASGGELARISLALQVVASQYTQVPTLIFDEVDTGIGGGVAEMVGKALRALGKKHQVLAVTHLPQVASCGENHWQVRKHSEGEQTVSEISVLNHHQRIEEIARMLGGEIITDTTRSHAAELLHLAAA; this is encoded by the coding sequence ATGCTGTTGGCACTTTCTTTGCGTGATTTTGTCATTGTTGAAAACCTGAATCTTGATTTTCAAAACGGCTTTACCGTATTGACGGGCGAGACCGGCGCAGGCAAATCGATTACTCTGGATGCGATTGGCCTGTTGTTGGGCGATAAAGCCGATTACAGCCAAGTGCGCAGCGGCGCCAAAGAAGCGCAGTTGTCGGCTTTGTTCGACATCAGCGGTTTGCCTGAGCTGAAAGCGCAGCTGCAGGAGCAAGGCCTTTTGGAAGAAGATGCCGAAGAGCTCAGCATCCGCCGTATTATCGATGCCAAGGGTAAAAGCCGCAGTTATATCAATAATCAGGCAGCAACATTGGTGCAGCTGAAAGCCATCGGCGAGCAGTTAATCGATATTCACGGCCAAAATGCCCATCATTCGTTGAATCAAGAGTCTGCGCAACGCGAGTTATTGGATGCGTTTGCCGGCAGCAAAGAGCAGGCAGAAACGGTCAAACAGCTTTATCAAAATTGGGTCAATGCGAAAAAGGCATTGCAAGAAGCGCAAGAGCAGGCAGAATCCATGGCCATCGAACGCGAGCGTTTGGAATGGCAGCTTAATGAATTGAACCAATTAGATCTCAAACCCAACGAATGGGAAACTTTAAGCCAAAGCCACGACAGCCTGGCGCATTCGGCCGAGTTGCTACAAACCGCCGAGCAGGTGGGCGACAGCATAGACGGAGACAACGGCATCCAACGTCGAATCTATCAATGCCAAAAACTGCTGGGCAATCTGCAAAACATTGAGCCGCGCTTTGCCGAAAGTCTGAATATGCTGGCAAGTATTGAAGCTGAATTGGGTGAAATCAGTGCCAATATGCGTGATGTGGCCGGTCGCAGCGACATCGATCCTAATGAATTGGCCGCACAAGAAAGCCGTATGGGCGAATTGATGAGCATGGCGCGCAAATACCGCATTGAGCCGGAAGAGTTGCCGCAAAAGTTGGCAGAAATTGACGAGCGCCTGCAAAACCTGCACGCGGCTGCCGATTTGGAAGCCTTGGAAAATACAGTCGCACGCAATCTTGCCGAATACCACGAAGCCGCGCATATTCTCTCCGCCATGCGTCATCAGGCGGCTGGTCGTTTGGGCGAAGAGACCACCGAGCATATGCAACATTTGGCCATGAAGGGCGCACGTTTTGACATCGTCTTGTTGCCGTCTTCGCCGACCGCACATGGTCTGGAGCAGGTACAATTCCAAGTGGCGGCGAATAAAGGCAATCCGTCCCGACCTTTGAATAAAGTGGCTTCCGGCGGCGAATTGGCGCGTATCAGCTTGGCTTTGCAAGTGGTTGCCAGCCAATACACGCAAGTGCCGACATTGATTTTCGACGAAGTGGATACCGGTATTGGTGGCGGCGTCGCCGAAATGGTCGGTAAAGCTTTGCGTGCCTTAGGTAAAAAACATCAAGTCTTGGCGGTAACCCATCTTCCTCAAGTCGCCTCTTGCGGTGAAAACCATTGGCAGGTCCGCAAGCATAGCGAAGGGGAGCAAACCGTCAGCGAAATCAGCGTGTTGAACCATCATCAGCGCATTGAGGAAATCGCGCGTATGCTGGGTGGCGAAATTATTACCGATACCACACGCAGCCATGCCGCCGAACTCTTGCATTTGGCAGCCGCCTAA
- a CDS encoding BCCT family transporter: MKFKQFIQNKSSFNPSVVGITLFFVLLLLSAALVWPQNTEALLNAMKQFIFQNVSWFYILTFSVFLIFLLALPISSFGSIRLGTNEDEPEFSFLSWLAMLFAAGMGVGLMFFGVAEPLSHFSSPIAKGNAQEAILHTVFHWGIHAWAIYGIIALALAYFGFRYKLPLALRSCFYPILKDKINGKMGDAIDVMALIATLFGIITTLGFGAAQMGSGLLKMGWVQDNSYVLQVGIIVVVMAIAIFSATSGVGKGVKILSETNLVLALSLLLFVLLSMPTTYLIFAFSDNLGTYLSNFVSFSFKSYTYEPEHTKWFTGWTVLYWAWWCSWSPFVGLFIARISRGRTIREFIFGVLAVPSLMSILWFTVFGNSALWLDTHVANGALSALTNEPEKLLFAFLNYLPWPVVSSLVALLVISLFFITSADSGIYVLNNIASRDKGLASPKWQSVMWGVLISAVAIVLLGAGGLPILQTMTLIASLPFAVLMIFMMVSLWKALNNDANYFATAVNPGSIFWSGDHWRERLGQMMNQTQEVDIIKFMKNTALPAMQELKDELTEKYNMDVEIRCLLQQDEPSVELVVHKGTVRDFVYGIKSVKREITDQLIREDSLPHFKYAATFIPLTYFSDGRDGYDVQYMTQKELIADMLKQYERYLNLLAGVGQELMGHEQVELAE, encoded by the coding sequence ATGAAATTCAAACAATTCATTCAAAACAAATCTTCTTTCAACCCAAGCGTGGTCGGTATTACGCTTTTCTTCGTCCTTTTGCTTTTGTCAGCTGCTTTGGTTTGGCCTCAAAATACTGAGGCTTTGTTAAATGCCATGAAGCAGTTTATTTTTCAAAATGTCAGTTGGTTTTACATTCTGACTTTCTCTGTATTCCTTATTTTCTTATTGGCGCTTCCCATCAGCAGCTTCGGCAGTATTAGGCTGGGTACAAACGAGGACGAACCTGAGTTTTCGTTTTTATCATGGCTGGCCATGCTGTTTGCGGCCGGTATGGGCGTGGGCTTAATGTTTTTCGGGGTGGCCGAGCCTTTATCGCATTTCTCTTCCCCGATTGCCAAAGGCAATGCGCAAGAGGCGATTCTGCATACGGTGTTCCACTGGGGGATTCATGCCTGGGCAATCTACGGAATCATTGCGCTTGCCTTGGCGTATTTCGGTTTCCGCTATAAATTGCCGCTGGCGTTGCGCTCCTGCTTTTATCCGATTTTAAAAGACAAAATCAACGGCAAAATGGGCGATGCCATCGATGTGATGGCTTTGATTGCGACTTTGTTCGGTATTATCACAACCTTGGGATTTGGCGCGGCACAAATGGGTTCCGGTTTGTTGAAGATGGGCTGGGTGCAGGACAACAGCTATGTCTTGCAGGTCGGCATTATCGTTGTTGTGATGGCGATTGCCATATTTTCCGCAACTTCGGGCGTAGGCAAAGGCGTCAAAATTTTGAGTGAAACCAACTTGGTCTTGGCACTGTCATTGCTGTTGTTTGTCTTGTTGAGTATGCCGACGACGTATTTGATTTTCGCATTCAGCGACAATTTGGGCACTTATTTGAGCAACTTCGTTTCGTTCAGCTTTAAGTCATATACCTATGAGCCTGAGCATACAAAATGGTTTACCGGCTGGACGGTGCTGTATTGGGCTTGGTGGTGTTCGTGGTCGCCTTTTGTCGGTTTGTTCATTGCCCGAATTTCACGAGGCAGGACCATCCGCGAATTTATTTTTGGCGTATTGGCAGTGCCTAGCCTGATGAGTATTTTGTGGTTTACTGTATTTGGCAATTCGGCCTTGTGGCTGGACACGCATGTGGCAAACGGCGCCTTGTCTGCCTTGACCAACGAGCCTGAAAAATTGTTGTTTGCCTTTTTGAATTATTTGCCGTGGCCGGTTGTCAGCAGCTTGGTAGCATTGCTGGTGATTTCGCTGTTTTTTATCACTTCTGCCGACTCGGGCATTTATGTGCTGAACAATATTGCTTCGCGTGATAAAGGGCTGGCTTCGCCCAAGTGGCAATCGGTTATGTGGGGTGTGTTGATTTCGGCTGTGGCTATTGTGTTGTTGGGTGCCGGCGGTTTGCCTATTTTGCAAACCATGACCCTGATTGCGTCTCTGCCGTTTGCGGTGTTGATGATTTTTATGATGGTTTCTTTGTGGAAAGCCCTGAACAACGATGCCAACTATTTTGCAACCGCCGTCAATCCGGGCAGTATTTTCTGGTCGGGTGATCATTGGAGGGAACGCCTTGGTCAAATGATGAATCAGACGCAGGAAGTCGATATCATCAAATTTATGAAAAATACGGCGCTTCCGGCAATGCAGGAATTGAAAGACGAATTGACCGAAAAATACAATATGGACGTAGAAATCCGTTGCCTGTTGCAACAGGATGAGCCGTCGGTGGAGCTGGTGGTGCATAAAGGGACAGTAAGGGATTTTGTCTATGGGATTAAATCCGTAAAGCGGGAAATTACCGACCAGTTGATTCGTGAAGACAGCCTGCCTCATTTCAAATATGCGGCAACGTTCATACCGTTGACGTATTTTTCGGATGGGCGCGATGGATACGATGTGCAATATATGACGCAAAAAGAATTGATTGCCGATATGCTCAAGCAGTATGAGCGTTATCTGAACCTGCTTGCAGGAGTAGGGCAGGAATTGATGGGGCATGAACAAGTGGAACTGGCAGAGTAA
- the scpB gene encoding SMC-Scp complex subunit ScpB yields MTEKLSPDALIEAALLTQVEPLNEKAMRELCVPPLSQDKLIDVLAQLKARWQGRALQLVHTHEGWRFQIAQAAFERLGSLQEQRAPRYSRAVMETLAIIAYQQPVTRGDIEGIRGVAVSQNVMQTLQDRGWIEVIGHRDSVGRPALWATTATFLSDLRLESLEELPPLTELGELVLPDLMETPPTGDEEAEEAVESGSRLIN; encoded by the coding sequence ATGACTGAAAAACTTTCTCCCGATGCGCTGATTGAAGCGGCGCTGTTGACGCAAGTCGAACCCTTAAACGAAAAAGCCATGCGCGAATTGTGCGTGCCGCCGTTGTCGCAAGACAAGCTGATTGACGTGTTGGCGCAACTGAAGGCCCGCTGGCAGGGCAGGGCTTTGCAACTGGTGCATACCCATGAGGGCTGGCGTTTCCAAATCGCCCAAGCCGCCTTTGAACGACTGGGCAGCCTGCAAGAGCAGCGCGCGCCGCGTTATTCCCGTGCCGTGATGGAAACGCTGGCGATTATTGCCTATCAGCAACCGGTAACGCGTGGCGATATTGAAGGCATACGCGGTGTGGCGGTGTCGCAAAATGTCATGCAAACCTTGCAGGATAGGGGCTGGATTGAAGTCATCGGCCACCGTGATTCTGTCGGCCGTCCGGCTTTGTGGGCGACAACAGCAACATTCCTAAGCGATTTGCGTTTGGAAAGTTTGGAAGAATTGCCGCCACTGACTGAATTGGGCGAGCTGGTGTTGCCTGATTTGATGGAAACGCCGCCGACAGGCGATGAGGAGGCTGAAGAAGCAGTAGAATCAGGAAGCAGACTGATTAACTGA
- a CDS encoding glutaredoxin family protein yields the protein MKLTLMFREYCSLCHKMREQLKPYQEQFGFGLDVVDVDEDPVLEEKYNELVPVLLDGDTEICHWFLDEEKLKAHLSA from the coding sequence ATGAAACTGACCTTGATGTTTCGGGAATATTGCAGCCTGTGCCACAAAATGCGCGAACAATTAAAGCCTTATCAGGAGCAGTTTGGATTTGGGCTGGATGTTGTCGATGTTGATGAAGATCCGGTTTTAGAAGAAAAGTACAATGAGCTGGTGCCTGTTTTGCTGGATGGCGATACCGAAATCTGCCATTGGTTTTTGGACGAAGAAAAACTGAAAGCGCATTTGAGCGCGTAA
- a CDS encoding (2Fe-2S)-binding protein, producing MFVCICNAITDHDIKETIAAGATTMSDLQAQLGVATCCGCCGELAASFLTASSAQNTVTAGINVQS from the coding sequence ATGTTTGTCTGCATCTGCAACGCCATTACTGACCACGACATCAAAGAGACCATCGCCGCCGGTGCAACCACCATGAGCGATTTGCAGGCTCAATTGGGCGTGGCGACTTGTTGCGGTTGCTGCGGCGAATTGGCTGCATCGTTTTTGACAGCAAGCAGTGCCCAAAATACCGTGACTGCAGGTATTAACGTTCAGTCTTAA
- the xerD gene encoding site-specific tyrosine recombinase XerD, giving the protein MNMDDLIDKLLESLWLQDRLSHNTLQSYRRDLVKVAARLAEGGQDWLSADEFALSDAVYTEGEKNTSQARALSACKRMYGWLEETGQRADNPTRFLKAPKSERKLPTLITEAQIDALLAAPDVETPHGLRDKALLEVMYATGLRVTEAVKLTLSDIDLHRGSIRTIGKGDKLRLVPLGQEAAYWVERYCNESRPLLLKNKICDEVFVSQKRSGISRQLAWMIVKEYAEAAGIASLSPHGLRHAFATHLVNHGVDLRSVQMMLGHSDINTTQIYTHVANIRLKNMVDEHHSRS; this is encoded by the coding sequence ATGAATATGGACGATTTAATAGACAAGTTGCTTGAATCCCTTTGGCTGCAAGACAGGCTCAGCCACAATACGCTACAAAGTTACCGCCGTGATTTGGTCAAAGTCGCAGCGCGTTTGGCCGAGGGCGGGCAGGATTGGTTGAGTGCCGATGAATTTGCCCTGTCTGATGCTGTGTATACGGAGGGCGAAAAAAACACGTCCCAAGCACGGGCCTTGTCGGCTTGCAAGCGTATGTACGGCTGGTTGGAAGAAACGGGCCAAAGAGCAGACAATCCCACCCGTTTTCTCAAGGCGCCGAAATCAGAACGCAAACTGCCCACGCTGATTACCGAAGCCCAAATCGACGCACTGCTGGCTGCGCCGGATGTGGAAACGCCGCATGGACTGCGCGACAAAGCCTTGCTTGAAGTCATGTATGCAACAGGTTTGCGCGTGACCGAAGCCGTCAAATTGACGCTCAGCGATATCGATTTACATCGCGGCAGTATCCGTACCATAGGCAAGGGCGACAAATTGCGTCTGGTTCCGTTGGGACAGGAAGCGGCATATTGGGTGGAACGCTATTGCAACGAATCGCGTCCGTTGTTGCTGAAAAACAAAATTTGCGACGAAGTATTTGTCAGCCAGAAACGCAGCGGCATCAGCCGTCAGCTTGCATGGATGATAGTCAAAGAATATGCCGAAGCGGCCGGTATTGCTTCGCTCAGCCCACACGGTTTGCGCCATGCTTTTGCCACGCATTTGGTCAATCACGGCGTCGATTTGCGTTCGGTCCAGATGATGTTGGGACATTCCGATATCAACACCACGCAGATTTATACCCATGTTGCCAATATCCGTTTGAAAAACATGGTCGATGAACACCATTCCCGTTCATAA
- a CDS encoding peroxiredoxin produces MSKYQFTLPSSSGSDFNSAEHLPLVVYFYPKDSTPGCTTEGLDFNARLEQFKALGYTVVGISRDGVKSHQNFCAKQGFQFELLSDKEETVCKLFDVIKLKKLYGKESLGIERSTFVLDENGEIAHEWRKVKVAGHAQEVLDTISQAS; encoded by the coding sequence ATGTCAAAATATCAATTCACACTCCCATCTTCTTCCGGTAGCGATTTTAACTCCGCCGAACATTTGCCGTTGGTTGTCTATTTTTATCCTAAAGACAGCACGCCCGGCTGTACCACCGAAGGCTTGGATTTCAATGCCCGATTGGAGCAATTCAAAGCATTAGGCTATACCGTTGTCGGCATTTCGCGCGACGGCGTCAAGTCGCATCAGAATTTCTGCGCCAAACAAGGCTTTCAGTTTGAATTGTTGAGCGACAAAGAAGAAACCGTCTGCAAACTGTTTGACGTGATCAAGTTGAAAAAGCTTTACGGCAAAGAATCCCTCGGCATTGAGCGCAGCACGTTTGTGTTGGACGAAAACGGCGAAATCGCCCATGAATGGCGCAAAGTCAAAGTGGCCGGACACGCGCAGGAAGTTTTGGATACAATTTCTCAAGCCTCTTGA